In one Capricornis sumatraensis isolate serow.1 chromosome 1, serow.2, whole genome shotgun sequence genomic region, the following are encoded:
- the DNM1 gene encoding dynamin-1 isoform X5, translated as MGNRGMEDLIPLVNRLQDAFSAIGQNADLDLPQIAVVGGQSAGKSSVLENFVGRDFLPRGSGIVTRRPLVLQLVNATTEYAEFLHCKGKKFTDFEEVRLEIEAETDRVTGTNKGISPVPINLRVYSPHVLNLTLVDLPGMTKVPVGDQPPDIEFQIRDMLMQFVTKENCLILAVSPANSDLANSDALKVAKEVDPQGQRTIGVITKLDLMDEGTDARDVLENKLLPLRRGYIGVVNRSQKDIDGKKDITAALAAERKFFLSHPSYRHLADRMGTPYLQKVLNQQLTNHIRDTLPGLRNKLQSQLLSIEKEVEEYKNFRPDDPARKTKALLQMVQQFAVDFEKRIEGSGDQIDTYELSGGARINRIFHERFPFELVKMEFDEKELRREISYAIKNIHGIRTGLFTPDMAFETIVKKQVKKIREPCLKCVDMVISELISTVRQCTKKLQQYPRLREEMERIVTTHIREREGRTKEQVMLLIDIELAYMNTNHEDFIGFANAQQRSNQMNKKKASGNQDEILVIRKGWLTINNIGIMKGGSKEYWFVLTAENLSWYKDDEEKEKKYMLSVDNLKLRDVEKGFMSSKHIFALFNTEQRNVYKDYRQLELACETQEEVDSWKASFLRAGVYPERVGDKEKASETEENGSDSFMHSMDPQLERQVETIRNLVDSYMAIVNKTVRDLMPKTIMHLMINNTKEFIFSELLANLYSCGDQNTLMEESAEQAQRRDEMLRMYHALKEALSIIGDINTTTVSTPMPPPVDDSWLQVQSVPTGRRSPTSSPTPQRRAPAVPPARPGSRGPAPGPPPAGSALGGAPPVPSRPGASPDPFGPPPQVPSRPNRAPPGVPSRSGQASPSRPESPRPPFDL; from the exons GGACTTCTTGCCCCGAGGATCTGGCATTGTCACGCGACGCCCCCTGGTCCTGCAGCTGGTCAATGCTACTACAG AATATGCCGAGTTTCTGCACTGCAAGGGGAAGAAATTCACTGACTTCGAAGAGGTGCGCCTGGAGATTGAGGCTGAGACCGACCGGGTGACCGGTACTAACAAGGGCATCTCTCCAGTGCCCATCAACCTCCGCGTCTACTCGCCGCACG TGCTGAACCTGACCCTAGTGGACTTGCCTGGAATGACCAAGGTCCCGGTGGGGGACCAACCTCCCGACATCGAGTTCCAGATCCGGGACATGCTTATGCAGTTCGTCACCAAGGAGAACTGCCTCATCTTGGCCGTGTCCCCGGCCAACTCCGACCTGGCCAACTCTGATGCCCTCAAGGTCGCCAAGGAGGTGGACCCCCAGG GTCAGCGCACCATTGGGGTCATCACTAAGCTGGACCTGATGGACGAGGGCACAGATGCCCGCGATGTTTTGGAGAATAAGCTGCTCCCGCTGCGCAGAG GCTACATTGGAGTCGTGAACCGAAGCCAGAAGGACATCGATGGTAAGAAAGATATCACAGCTGCCTTGGCTGCTGAACGCAAGTTCTTCCTCTCCCACCCTTCCTACCGCCACTTGGCTGACCGCATGGGCACGCCCTACCTGCAGAAGGTCCTCAACCAG CAACTGACAAACCACATCCGGGACACGCTGCCAGGGCTGCGAAACAAACTCCAGAGCCAGCTGCTGTCCATCGAGAAGGAGGTGGAGGAGTACAAAAACTTCCGCCCTGATGACCCAGCGCGCAAGACCAAGGCTCTGCTGCA GATGGTCCAGCAGTTCGCTGTAGACTTTGAGAAGCGCATCGAAGGCTCAGGGGACCAGATCGACACCTATGAACTGTCAGGGGGAGCCCGCATCAACCGGATCTTCCATGAGCGCTTCCCTTTCGAGTTGGTCAAG ATGGAGTTTGACGAGAAGGAACTCCGAAGGGAGATCAGCTATGCCATCAAGAATATCCATGGCATTAG AACCGGGCTCTTTACCCCAGACATGGCCTTTGAGACCATTGTGAAAAAGCAGGTGAAGAAGATCCGAGAACCTTGTCTCAAGTGTGTGGACATGGTTATCTCGGAGCTAATCAGCACCGTTAGACAGTGCACCAAGAAG CTCCAGCAGTACCCCCGGCTGCGGGAGGAGATGGAGCGCATTGTGACCACCCACATCCGGGAGCGCGAGGGTCGCACCAAGGAGCAG GTCATGCTCCTCATCGATATTGAGCTGGCTTACATGAATACGAACCATGAGGACTTCATAGGCTTTGCCAA TGCTCAGCAGAGAAGCAACCAGATGAACAAGAAGAAGGCTTCAGGGAACCAG GATGAGATTCTG GTCATCCGGAAGGGCTGGCTAACCATCAACAACATTGGCATCATGAAGGGAGGCTCCAAGGAGTATTGGTTTGTGCTGACTGCCGAGAATCTGTCCTGGTACAAGGATGACGAG gagaaagagaagaagtaCATGCTGTCCGTGGATAACCTGAAGTTGCGGGACGTGGAGAAGGGCTTCATGTCCAGCAAGCACATCTTTGCCCTCTTCAACACGGAGCAGAG GAATGTCTACAAGGATTATCGGCAGCTGGAGCTGGCCTGCGAGACACAGGAGGAGGTGGATAGCTGGAAGGCCTCCTTTCTAAGGGCTGGCGTGTACCCTGAGCGTGTTGGG GACAAAGAGAAA GCCAGTGAGACGGAGGAGAATGGCTCGGACAGCTTCATGCACTCCATGGACCCACAGCTGGAGCGGCAGGTGGAGACCATCCGGAACTTGGTGGATTCATACATGGCCATCGTCAACAAGACTGTCCGGGACCTCATGCCCAAGACGATCATGCATCTCATGATCAACAAC ACCAAGGAATTCATCTTCTCGGAGCTGCTGGCCAACCTGTATTCGTGCGGGGACCAGAACACACTGATGGAGGAGTCGGCCGAGCAGGCACAGCGGCGTGACGAGATGCTGCGCATGTACCACGCACTGAAAGAGGCGCTCAGCATCATAGGCGACATCAACACGACCACTGTCAGCACGCCCATGCCCCCGCCTGTGGACGACTCCTGGCTGCAGGTGCAGAGCGTACCGACCGGACGCAG GTCACCCACGTCCAGCCCCACGCCTCAGCGCCGAGCCCCTGCCGTGCCCCCAGCCCGGCCCGGGTCGCGGGGCCCTGCTCCTGGGCCTCCGCCTGCTGGGTCCGCCCTGGGGGGAGCGCCCCCCGTGCCCTCCAGGCCGGGGGCTTCCCCTGACCCCTTCGGTCCTCCCCCTCAGGTGCCCTCGCGCCCCAACCGCGCCCCGCCCGGGGTCCCCAG CCGATCGGGTCAGGCAAGTCCATCCCGTCCTGAGAGCCCCAGGCCCCCCTTCGACCTCTAA
- the DNM1 gene encoding dynamin-1 isoform X7, translated as MGNRGMEDLIPLVNRLQDAFSAIGQNADLDLPQIAVVGGQSAGKSSVLENFVGRDFLPRGSGIVTRRPLVLQLVNATTEYAEFLHCKGKKFTDFEEVRLEIEAETDRVTGTNKGISPVPINLRVYSPHVLNLTLVDLPGMTKVPVGDQPPDIEFQIRDMLMQFVTKENCLILAVSPANSDLANSDALKVAKEVDPQGQRTIGVITKLDLMDEGTDARDVLENKLLPLRRGYIGVVNRSQKDIDGKKDITAALAAERKFFLSHPSYRHLADRMGTPYLQKVLNQQLTNHIRDTLPGLRNKLQSQLLSIEKEVEEYKNFRPDDPARKTKALLQMVQQFAVDFEKRIEGSGDQIDTYELSGGARINRIFHERFPFELVKMEFDEKELRREISYAIKNIHGIRTGLFTPDLAFEATVKKQVQKLKEPSIKCVDMVVSELTATIRKCSEKLQQYPRLREEMERIVTTHIREREGRTKEQVMLLIDIELAYMNTNHEDFIGFANAQQRSNQMNKKKASGNQDEILVIRKGWLTINNIGIMKGGSKEYWFVLTAENLSWYKDDEEKEKKYMLSVDNLKLRDVEKGFMSSKHIFALFNTEQRNVYKDYRQLELACETQEEVDSWKASFLRAGVYPERVGDKEKASETEENGSDSFMHSMDPQLERQVETIRNLVDSYMAIVNKTVRDLMPKTIMHLMINNTKEFIFSELLANLYSCGDQNTLMEESAEQAQRRDEMLRMYHALKEALSIIGDINTTTVSTPMPPPVDDSWLQVQSVPTGRRSPTSSPTPQRRAPAVPPARPGSRGPAPGPPPAGSALGGAPPVPSRPGASPDPFGPPPQVPSRPNRAPPGVPSRSGQASPSRPESPRPPFDL; from the exons GGACTTCTTGCCCCGAGGATCTGGCATTGTCACGCGACGCCCCCTGGTCCTGCAGCTGGTCAATGCTACTACAG AATATGCCGAGTTTCTGCACTGCAAGGGGAAGAAATTCACTGACTTCGAAGAGGTGCGCCTGGAGATTGAGGCTGAGACCGACCGGGTGACCGGTACTAACAAGGGCATCTCTCCAGTGCCCATCAACCTCCGCGTCTACTCGCCGCACG TGCTGAACCTGACCCTAGTGGACTTGCCTGGAATGACCAAGGTCCCGGTGGGGGACCAACCTCCCGACATCGAGTTCCAGATCCGGGACATGCTTATGCAGTTCGTCACCAAGGAGAACTGCCTCATCTTGGCCGTGTCCCCGGCCAACTCCGACCTGGCCAACTCTGATGCCCTCAAGGTCGCCAAGGAGGTGGACCCCCAGG GTCAGCGCACCATTGGGGTCATCACTAAGCTGGACCTGATGGACGAGGGCACAGATGCCCGCGATGTTTTGGAGAATAAGCTGCTCCCGCTGCGCAGAG GCTACATTGGAGTCGTGAACCGAAGCCAGAAGGACATCGATGGTAAGAAAGATATCACAGCTGCCTTGGCTGCTGAACGCAAGTTCTTCCTCTCCCACCCTTCCTACCGCCACTTGGCTGACCGCATGGGCACGCCCTACCTGCAGAAGGTCCTCAACCAG CAACTGACAAACCACATCCGGGACACGCTGCCAGGGCTGCGAAACAAACTCCAGAGCCAGCTGCTGTCCATCGAGAAGGAGGTGGAGGAGTACAAAAACTTCCGCCCTGATGACCCAGCGCGCAAGACCAAGGCTCTGCTGCA GATGGTCCAGCAGTTCGCTGTAGACTTTGAGAAGCGCATCGAAGGCTCAGGGGACCAGATCGACACCTATGAACTGTCAGGGGGAGCCCGCATCAACCGGATCTTCCATGAGCGCTTCCCTTTCGAGTTGGTCAAG ATGGAGTTTGACGAGAAGGAACTCCGAAGGGAGATCAGCTATGCCATCAAGAATATCCATGGCATTAG GACGGGCCTCTTCACACCTGACCTCGCTTTTGAAGCCACAGTGAAAAAGCAGGTGCAGAAGCTTAAAGAGCCCAGTATCAAGTGTGTGGATATGGTAGTCAGTGAGCTCACGGCCACCATCAGAAAGTGTAGCGAAAAG CTCCAGCAGTACCCCCGGCTGCGGGAGGAGATGGAGCGCATTGTGACCACCCACATCCGGGAGCGCGAGGGTCGCACCAAGGAGCAG GTCATGCTCCTCATCGATATTGAGCTGGCTTACATGAATACGAACCATGAGGACTTCATAGGCTTTGCCAA TGCTCAGCAGAGAAGCAACCAGATGAACAAGAAGAAGGCTTCAGGGAACCAG GATGAGATTCTG GTCATCCGGAAGGGCTGGCTAACCATCAACAACATTGGCATCATGAAGGGAGGCTCCAAGGAGTATTGGTTTGTGCTGACTGCCGAGAATCTGTCCTGGTACAAGGATGACGAG gagaaagagaagaagtaCATGCTGTCCGTGGATAACCTGAAGTTGCGGGACGTGGAGAAGGGCTTCATGTCCAGCAAGCACATCTTTGCCCTCTTCAACACGGAGCAGAG GAATGTCTACAAGGATTATCGGCAGCTGGAGCTGGCCTGCGAGACACAGGAGGAGGTGGATAGCTGGAAGGCCTCCTTTCTAAGGGCTGGCGTGTACCCTGAGCGTGTTGGG GACAAAGAGAAA GCCAGTGAGACGGAGGAGAATGGCTCGGACAGCTTCATGCACTCCATGGACCCACAGCTGGAGCGGCAGGTGGAGACCATCCGGAACTTGGTGGATTCATACATGGCCATCGTCAACAAGACTGTCCGGGACCTCATGCCCAAGACGATCATGCATCTCATGATCAACAAC ACCAAGGAATTCATCTTCTCGGAGCTGCTGGCCAACCTGTATTCGTGCGGGGACCAGAACACACTGATGGAGGAGTCGGCCGAGCAGGCACAGCGGCGTGACGAGATGCTGCGCATGTACCACGCACTGAAAGAGGCGCTCAGCATCATAGGCGACATCAACACGACCACTGTCAGCACGCCCATGCCCCCGCCTGTGGACGACTCCTGGCTGCAGGTGCAGAGCGTACCGACCGGACGCAG GTCACCCACGTCCAGCCCCACGCCTCAGCGCCGAGCCCCTGCCGTGCCCCCAGCCCGGCCCGGGTCGCGGGGCCCTGCTCCTGGGCCTCCGCCTGCTGGGTCCGCCCTGGGGGGAGCGCCCCCCGTGCCCTCCAGGCCGGGGGCTTCCCCTGACCCCTTCGGTCCTCCCCCTCAGGTGCCCTCGCGCCCCAACCGCGCCCCGCCCGGGGTCCCCAG CCGATCGGGTCAGGCAAGTCCATCCCGTCCTGAGAGCCCCAGGCCCCCCTTCGACCTCTAA
- the DNM1 gene encoding dynamin-1 isoform X12, with protein MGNRGMEDLIPLVNRLQDAFSAIGQNADLDLPQIAVVGGQSAGKSSVLENFVGRDFLPRGSGIVTRRPLVLQLVNATTEYAEFLHCKGKKFTDFEEVRLEIEAETDRVTGTNKGISPVPINLRVYSPHVLNLTLVDLPGMTKVPVGDQPPDIEFQIRDMLMQFVTKENCLILAVSPANSDLANSDALKVAKEVDPQGQRTIGVITKLDLMDEGTDARDVLENKLLPLRRGYIGVVNRSQKDIDGKKDITAALAAERKFFLSHPSYRHLADRMGTPYLQKVLNQQLTNHIRDTLPGLRNKLQSQLLSIEKEVEEYKNFRPDDPARKTKALLQMVQQFAVDFEKRIEGSGDQIDTYELSGGARINRIFHERFPFELVKMEFDEKELRREISYAIKNIHGIRTGLFTPDMAFETIVKKQVKKIREPCLKCVDMVISELISTVRQCTKKLQQYPRLREEMERIVTTHIREREGRTKEQVMLLIDIELAYMNTNHEDFIGFANAQQRSNQMNKKKASGNQDEILVIRKGWLTINNIGIMKGGSKEYWFVLTAENLSWYKDDEEKEKKYMLSVDNLKLRDVEKGFMSSKHIFALFNTEQRNVYKDYRQLELACETQEEVDSWKASFLRAGVYPERASETEENGSDSFMHSMDPQLERQVETIRNLVDSYMAIVNKTVRDLMPKTIMHLMINNTKEFIFSELLANLYSCGDQNTLMEESAEQAQRRDEMLRMYHALKEALSIIGDINTTTVSTPMPPPVDDSWLQVSPTSSPTPQRRAPAVPPARPGSRGPAPGPPPAGSALGGAPPVPSRPGASPDPFGPPPQVPSRPNRAPPGVPRKGPASPTRPAVPRPAEAPLLDL; from the exons GGACTTCTTGCCCCGAGGATCTGGCATTGTCACGCGACGCCCCCTGGTCCTGCAGCTGGTCAATGCTACTACAG AATATGCCGAGTTTCTGCACTGCAAGGGGAAGAAATTCACTGACTTCGAAGAGGTGCGCCTGGAGATTGAGGCTGAGACCGACCGGGTGACCGGTACTAACAAGGGCATCTCTCCAGTGCCCATCAACCTCCGCGTCTACTCGCCGCACG TGCTGAACCTGACCCTAGTGGACTTGCCTGGAATGACCAAGGTCCCGGTGGGGGACCAACCTCCCGACATCGAGTTCCAGATCCGGGACATGCTTATGCAGTTCGTCACCAAGGAGAACTGCCTCATCTTGGCCGTGTCCCCGGCCAACTCCGACCTGGCCAACTCTGATGCCCTCAAGGTCGCCAAGGAGGTGGACCCCCAGG GTCAGCGCACCATTGGGGTCATCACTAAGCTGGACCTGATGGACGAGGGCACAGATGCCCGCGATGTTTTGGAGAATAAGCTGCTCCCGCTGCGCAGAG GCTACATTGGAGTCGTGAACCGAAGCCAGAAGGACATCGATGGTAAGAAAGATATCACAGCTGCCTTGGCTGCTGAACGCAAGTTCTTCCTCTCCCACCCTTCCTACCGCCACTTGGCTGACCGCATGGGCACGCCCTACCTGCAGAAGGTCCTCAACCAG CAACTGACAAACCACATCCGGGACACGCTGCCAGGGCTGCGAAACAAACTCCAGAGCCAGCTGCTGTCCATCGAGAAGGAGGTGGAGGAGTACAAAAACTTCCGCCCTGATGACCCAGCGCGCAAGACCAAGGCTCTGCTGCA GATGGTCCAGCAGTTCGCTGTAGACTTTGAGAAGCGCATCGAAGGCTCAGGGGACCAGATCGACACCTATGAACTGTCAGGGGGAGCCCGCATCAACCGGATCTTCCATGAGCGCTTCCCTTTCGAGTTGGTCAAG ATGGAGTTTGACGAGAAGGAACTCCGAAGGGAGATCAGCTATGCCATCAAGAATATCCATGGCATTAG AACCGGGCTCTTTACCCCAGACATGGCCTTTGAGACCATTGTGAAAAAGCAGGTGAAGAAGATCCGAGAACCTTGTCTCAAGTGTGTGGACATGGTTATCTCGGAGCTAATCAGCACCGTTAGACAGTGCACCAAGAAG CTCCAGCAGTACCCCCGGCTGCGGGAGGAGATGGAGCGCATTGTGACCACCCACATCCGGGAGCGCGAGGGTCGCACCAAGGAGCAG GTCATGCTCCTCATCGATATTGAGCTGGCTTACATGAATACGAACCATGAGGACTTCATAGGCTTTGCCAA TGCTCAGCAGAGAAGCAACCAGATGAACAAGAAGAAGGCTTCAGGGAACCAG GATGAGATTCTG GTCATCCGGAAGGGCTGGCTAACCATCAACAACATTGGCATCATGAAGGGAGGCTCCAAGGAGTATTGGTTTGTGCTGACTGCCGAGAATCTGTCCTGGTACAAGGATGACGAG gagaaagagaagaagtaCATGCTGTCCGTGGATAACCTGAAGTTGCGGGACGTGGAGAAGGGCTTCATGTCCAGCAAGCACATCTTTGCCCTCTTCAACACGGAGCAGAG GAATGTCTACAAGGATTATCGGCAGCTGGAGCTGGCCTGCGAGACACAGGAGGAGGTGGATAGCTGGAAGGCCTCCTTTCTAAGGGCTGGCGTGTACCCTGAGCGT GCCAGTGAGACGGAGGAGAATGGCTCGGACAGCTTCATGCACTCCATGGACCCACAGCTGGAGCGGCAGGTGGAGACCATCCGGAACTTGGTGGATTCATACATGGCCATCGTCAACAAGACTGTCCGGGACCTCATGCCCAAGACGATCATGCATCTCATGATCAACAAC ACCAAGGAATTCATCTTCTCGGAGCTGCTGGCCAACCTGTATTCGTGCGGGGACCAGAACACACTGATGGAGGAGTCGGCCGAGCAGGCACAGCGGCGTGACGAGATGCTGCGCATGTACCACGCACTGAAAGAGGCGCTCAGCATCATAGGCGACATCAACACGACCACTGTCAGCACGCCCATGCCCCCGCCTGTGGACGACTCCTGGCTGCAGGT GTCACCCACGTCCAGCCCCACGCCTCAGCGCCGAGCCCCTGCCGTGCCCCCAGCCCGGCCCGGGTCGCGGGGCCCTGCTCCTGGGCCTCCGCCTGCTGGGTCCGCCCTGGGGGGAGCGCCCCCCGTGCCCTCCAGGCCGGGGGCTTCCCCTGACCCCTTCGGTCCTCCCCCTCAGGTGCCCTCGCGCCCCAACCGCGCCCCGCCCGGGGTCCCCAG GAAGGGCCCAGCCTCACCTACACGACCTGCGGTCCCCCGACCAGCTGAGGCTCCCCTCTTAGACTTATAA
- the DNM1 gene encoding dynamin-1 isoform X11, producing the protein MGNRGMEDLIPLVNRLQDAFSAIGQNADLDLPQIAVVGGQSAGKSSVLENFVGRDFLPRGSGIVTRRPLVLQLVNATTEYAEFLHCKGKKFTDFEEVRLEIEAETDRVTGTNKGISPVPINLRVYSPHVLNLTLVDLPGMTKVPVGDQPPDIEFQIRDMLMQFVTKENCLILAVSPANSDLANSDALKVAKEVDPQGQRTIGVITKLDLMDEGTDARDVLENKLLPLRRGYIGVVNRSQKDIDGKKDITAALAAERKFFLSHPSYRHLADRMGTPYLQKVLNQQLTNHIRDTLPGLRNKLQSQLLSIEKEVEEYKNFRPDDPARKTKALLQMVQQFAVDFEKRIEGSGDQIDTYELSGGARINRIFHERFPFELVKMEFDEKELRREISYAIKNIHGIRTGLFTPDLAFEATVKKQVQKLKEPSIKCVDMVVSELTATIRKCSEKLQQYPRLREEMERIVTTHIREREGRTKEQVMLLIDIELAYMNTNHEDFIGFANAQQRSNQMNKKKASGNQDEILVIRKGWLTINNIGIMKGGSKEYWFVLTAENLSWYKDDEEKEKKYMLSVDNLKLRDVEKGFMSSKHIFALFNTEQRNVYKDYRQLELACETQEEVDSWKASFLRAGVYPERASETEENGSDSFMHSMDPQLERQVETIRNLVDSYMAIVNKTVRDLMPKTIMHLMINNTKEFIFSELLANLYSCGDQNTLMEESAEQAQRRDEMLRMYHALKEALSIIGDINTTTVSTPMPPPVDDSWLQVSPTSSPTPQRRAPAVPPARPGSRGPAPGPPPAGSALGGAPPVPSRPGASPDPFGPPPQVPSRPNRAPPGVPSRKGPASPTRPAVPRPAEAPLLDL; encoded by the exons GGACTTCTTGCCCCGAGGATCTGGCATTGTCACGCGACGCCCCCTGGTCCTGCAGCTGGTCAATGCTACTACAG AATATGCCGAGTTTCTGCACTGCAAGGGGAAGAAATTCACTGACTTCGAAGAGGTGCGCCTGGAGATTGAGGCTGAGACCGACCGGGTGACCGGTACTAACAAGGGCATCTCTCCAGTGCCCATCAACCTCCGCGTCTACTCGCCGCACG TGCTGAACCTGACCCTAGTGGACTTGCCTGGAATGACCAAGGTCCCGGTGGGGGACCAACCTCCCGACATCGAGTTCCAGATCCGGGACATGCTTATGCAGTTCGTCACCAAGGAGAACTGCCTCATCTTGGCCGTGTCCCCGGCCAACTCCGACCTGGCCAACTCTGATGCCCTCAAGGTCGCCAAGGAGGTGGACCCCCAGG GTCAGCGCACCATTGGGGTCATCACTAAGCTGGACCTGATGGACGAGGGCACAGATGCCCGCGATGTTTTGGAGAATAAGCTGCTCCCGCTGCGCAGAG GCTACATTGGAGTCGTGAACCGAAGCCAGAAGGACATCGATGGTAAGAAAGATATCACAGCTGCCTTGGCTGCTGAACGCAAGTTCTTCCTCTCCCACCCTTCCTACCGCCACTTGGCTGACCGCATGGGCACGCCCTACCTGCAGAAGGTCCTCAACCAG CAACTGACAAACCACATCCGGGACACGCTGCCAGGGCTGCGAAACAAACTCCAGAGCCAGCTGCTGTCCATCGAGAAGGAGGTGGAGGAGTACAAAAACTTCCGCCCTGATGACCCAGCGCGCAAGACCAAGGCTCTGCTGCA GATGGTCCAGCAGTTCGCTGTAGACTTTGAGAAGCGCATCGAAGGCTCAGGGGACCAGATCGACACCTATGAACTGTCAGGGGGAGCCCGCATCAACCGGATCTTCCATGAGCGCTTCCCTTTCGAGTTGGTCAAG ATGGAGTTTGACGAGAAGGAACTCCGAAGGGAGATCAGCTATGCCATCAAGAATATCCATGGCATTAG GACGGGCCTCTTCACACCTGACCTCGCTTTTGAAGCCACAGTGAAAAAGCAGGTGCAGAAGCTTAAAGAGCCCAGTATCAAGTGTGTGGATATGGTAGTCAGTGAGCTCACGGCCACCATCAGAAAGTGTAGCGAAAAG CTCCAGCAGTACCCCCGGCTGCGGGAGGAGATGGAGCGCATTGTGACCACCCACATCCGGGAGCGCGAGGGTCGCACCAAGGAGCAG GTCATGCTCCTCATCGATATTGAGCTGGCTTACATGAATACGAACCATGAGGACTTCATAGGCTTTGCCAA TGCTCAGCAGAGAAGCAACCAGATGAACAAGAAGAAGGCTTCAGGGAACCAG GATGAGATTCTG GTCATCCGGAAGGGCTGGCTAACCATCAACAACATTGGCATCATGAAGGGAGGCTCCAAGGAGTATTGGTTTGTGCTGACTGCCGAGAATCTGTCCTGGTACAAGGATGACGAG gagaaagagaagaagtaCATGCTGTCCGTGGATAACCTGAAGTTGCGGGACGTGGAGAAGGGCTTCATGTCCAGCAAGCACATCTTTGCCCTCTTCAACACGGAGCAGAG GAATGTCTACAAGGATTATCGGCAGCTGGAGCTGGCCTGCGAGACACAGGAGGAGGTGGATAGCTGGAAGGCCTCCTTTCTAAGGGCTGGCGTGTACCCTGAGCGT GCCAGTGAGACGGAGGAGAATGGCTCGGACAGCTTCATGCACTCCATGGACCCACAGCTGGAGCGGCAGGTGGAGACCATCCGGAACTTGGTGGATTCATACATGGCCATCGTCAACAAGACTGTCCGGGACCTCATGCCCAAGACGATCATGCATCTCATGATCAACAAC ACCAAGGAATTCATCTTCTCGGAGCTGCTGGCCAACCTGTATTCGTGCGGGGACCAGAACACACTGATGGAGGAGTCGGCCGAGCAGGCACAGCGGCGTGACGAGATGCTGCGCATGTACCACGCACTGAAAGAGGCGCTCAGCATCATAGGCGACATCAACACGACCACTGTCAGCACGCCCATGCCCCCGCCTGTGGACGACTCCTGGCTGCAGGT GTCACCCACGTCCAGCCCCACGCCTCAGCGCCGAGCCCCTGCCGTGCCCCCAGCCCGGCCCGGGTCGCGGGGCCCTGCTCCTGGGCCTCCGCCTGCTGGGTCCGCCCTGGGGGGAGCGCCCCCCGTGCCCTCCAGGCCGGGGGCTTCCCCTGACCCCTTCGGTCCTCCCCCTCAGGTGCCCTCGCGCCCCAACCGCGCCCCGCCCGGGGTCCCCAG CAGGAAGGGCCCAGCCTCACCTACACGACCTGCGGTCCCCCGACCAGCTGAGGCTCCCCTCTTAGACTTATAA